A section of the Glandiceps talaboti chromosome 8, keGlaTala1.1, whole genome shotgun sequence genome encodes:
- the LOC144438564 gene encoding coiled-coil domain-containing protein 134-like codes for MRFFMQLCVVSSFVLTFTVCASDQKSNNANSNVGEDKGLLLYRQLFQTRRQDHMEAINNILALQDYEKQYKLVSLVYEKLFEVLSGAKAAIQQTNYIPGDKFPTDDNTKDALSSVLENTAFFGEILLRLPDISHDIYDKRREWKETMAWSVLFAQQTGVFEGVHATFLHLVAQELNVIERDPNYQNPYKMESKINFQGSEPIKPKKKEKKAKKRGPRLSQSRTEL; via the exons ATGCGTTTCTTCATGCAATTATGTGTTGTCTCTTCCTTCGTACTTACTTTTACTGTTTGCGCCAGTGATCAAAAGTCAAACAATGCGAACAGCAACGTTGGAGAAGACAAAGGTCTGCTCTTGT ATAGACAACTGTTTCAGACAAGGAGACAAGATCACATGGAAGCCATTAACAATATCCTAGCTCTACAGGACTATGAAAAACAGTACAAACTAGTTTCTCTAGTGTATGAAAAGCTATTTGAG GTGTTATCTGGTGCTAAAGCCGCCATACAACAAACTAATTACATTCCCGGCGATAAATTCCCAACAGATGATAACACAAAGGATG CTTTATCTAGTGTTCTAGAAAACACGGCATTCTTTGGTGAGATACTACTGCGACTTCCTGATATATCTCATGATATCTATGACAAAAGAAGGGAATGGAAAGAAACCATGGCATGGTCTGTCTTGTTTGCACAACAAACTGGGGTCTTTGAAGGTGTACATGCAACATTTTTACATTTG GTTGCTCAGGAATTGAATGTCATTGAACGAGATCCAAATTACCAGAATCCATACAAAATGGAAAGCAAG ATAAATTTCCAAGGCAGTGAACCAATCAAGCcaaagaagaaagaaaagaagGCCAAGAAGCGAGGTCCACGTTTGTCACAATCCAGAACAGAACTGTAG
- the LOC144438565 gene encoding protein YIPF6-like encodes MEEDASTRDNMTDLALEHPIEGDITVPGAPDEDADEFSTLDEPVSVTVRRDLKAVGIKFFHVLWPRQSKALLREWDLWGPLILCVLLGMMLQGSAANTTEDGGPQFAEVFVIVTGGAIIVTLNSQLLGGTISFFQSVCVLGYCVLPLNIALIVCRLVLLAHQTTVLFVIRFVLVFVAFVWSTFASMAFLAESQPVNRKALAVYPICLFYFIIGWMVLSHTHS; translated from the exons ATGGAGGAAGACGCCAGTACGAGAGAT AATATGACAGATCTTGCCCTAGAGCATCCTATAGAGGGCGATATAACAGTACCTGGTGCACCAGATGAAGATGCTGATGAATTTTCAACATTAGATGAACCAGTCAGTGTTACAGTT agAAGAGATTTAAAAGCAGTTGGTATCAAATTCTTTCATGTTTTATGGCCAAGACAAAGTAAAGCATTGCTTCGAGAAT GGGATCTTTGGGGGCCATTaattttatgtgttttattaGGAAT GATGTTACAGGGTTCTGCAGCTAATACCACAGAGGATGGTGGGCCACAATTTGCTgaagtgtttgttattgttactGGTGGTGCTATTATTGTTACACTCAATTCACAACTCCTTGGGGGTACAAT ATCCTTCTTTCAGAGTGTATGTGTATTGGGTTATTGTGTCTTGCCACTCAACATAGCTCTCATAGTGTGTAGATTAGTGTTACTGGCACACCAAACCACTGTACTGTTTGTTATCAGATTTGTTCTTGTATTTGTGGCATTTGTCTGGTCAACTTTTG CATCTATGGCCTTCCTAGCAGAGAGTCAACCTGTCAACAGAAAAGCACTAGCAGTCTATCCAATCTGTTTATTCTATTTCATTATTGGGTGGATGGTTTTGTCACATACACATTCCTAG
- the LOC144438523 gene encoding large ribosomal subunit protein uL6-like — translation MKTILSSRVVVIPKEVSIRLKCRTVTVKGPRGTLTKSFSHSNIELKKIAKNKISVEKWFGNRKELACVRTFCSHIENMIKGVTLGYKYKMRSVYAHFPINCNVQENNTLLEIRNFLGEKVIRHVTMQPGVTVEMSQKMKDEIIIQGNDIELVSRSAARVQQSTTVKNKDIRKFLDGIYVSEKTTVEEVD, via the exons ATGAAGACCATCCTGTCTAGCCGTGTTGTTGTCATCCCTAAAGAAG TTAGCATTCGTTTGAAATGCCGTACTGTAACTGTGAAGGGACCACGTGGTACTCTGACCAAGAGTTTCAGTCACTCAAATATTGAACTgaagaaaattgcaaaaaataagATCAGTGTAGAAAAATGGTTTGGTAACCGCAAAGAGTTGGCATGTGTACGTACATTCTGCAGTCACATTGAGAACATGATCAAAGGAGTTACCTTG GGCTACAAATACAAGATGAGGTCAGTGTATGCTCATTTTCCCATCAATTGCAACGTACAAGAAAACAACACCCTGCTCGAAATCCGTAATTTCCTTGGTGAAAAGGTCATCCGCCATGTCACAATGCAACCAGGTGTCACAGTGGAAATGTCACAAAAAATGAAAGATGAGATCATCATTCAAGGAAACGATATTGAACTTGTATCACGATCTG CTGCCCGTGTCCAACAGTCAACAACAGTGAAAAACAAGGATATCCGTAAATTCTTAGATGGTATTTATGTTTCTGAAAAGACCACAGTTGAAGAAGTGGATTAA